One genomic segment of Myxococcales bacterium includes these proteins:
- a CDS encoding NupC/NupG family nucleoside CNT transporter, translating to MERYMGVLGIIVLFALAFLMSNNKKRINFRTLIVGFSIQFGMGLLLISWPRGNDAIQWFAMKVTSFLMLTDHGTKFLFGYIVDPSKADIFGFQFAFRVLPIIIFFACFMGILYYLGIMQKIVKIFAWVMSRLMKTSGAESLSCSANIFLGQTEAPLLIRPFLNRCTMSELCAIMVGGFGTIAGSVMAGYIAMGIPAQHIIIASMMAAPASLMVAKIIFPETQVSETAGSVSLPKIDVGSNVLDAASRGVYDGLHLALNVAAMLIAFITLIAFIDKLLLVLDRLIDGTLLGGALMANGEYEGYFPGSLKTILGTIFSPLTFLMGVPRQDVFELANLLGTKLALNEFVAYAKLAPLIESGAITPKAQIMGTYMLCGFANFASIGIQIGGLSALAPERRSDLSKLAMRAMLGGAIVSCLTATIAGILIG from the coding sequence ATGGAGCGCTACATGGGAGTGCTGGGAATTATCGTGCTGTTTGCCCTGGCATTTTTGATGTCCAATAACAAGAAACGGATCAATTTCAGAACCCTCATAGTGGGTTTTTCCATCCAGTTTGGAATGGGACTTCTGCTGATCAGCTGGCCACGTGGAAATGATGCGATACAATGGTTTGCCATGAAGGTCACCTCCTTCCTCATGCTCACCGATCACGGCACTAAATTTCTTTTTGGTTACATAGTGGATCCTTCGAAGGCGGACATTTTCGGATTTCAGTTCGCTTTCAGGGTTTTGCCGATAATAATATTTTTTGCGTGCTTCATGGGGATTCTCTACTACTTGGGAATCATGCAGAAGATAGTCAAAATTTTTGCGTGGGTGATGTCCAGGCTTATGAAGACCTCCGGCGCTGAGTCTCTTTCCTGTTCTGCCAATATATTTCTGGGACAGACAGAGGCTCCCCTACTGATAAGGCCCTTTCTCAATCGCTGCACGATGTCGGAACTTTGCGCTATAATGGTCGGCGGTTTCGGAACGATAGCCGGAAGCGTCATGGCCGGGTATATAGCGATGGGAATTCCTGCGCAGCACATAATAATCGCATCGATGATGGCTGCTCCGGCGAGCCTCATGGTTGCGAAGATAATCTTTCCTGAAACTCAGGTCTCCGAAACTGCGGGAAGCGTCAGCCTGCCGAAGATCGACGTCGGCAGCAACGTCCTTGATGCCGCTTCCAGAGGGGTTTACGACGGGCTGCATCTGGCGCTCAATGTGGCGGCGATGCTTATCGCATTCATTACGCTCATCGCCTTTATCGATAAGCTTCTCCTCGTTCTGGACAGGCTCATCGACGGCACGCTTTTGGGAGGCGCTTTAATGGCCAACGGGGAGTACGAAGGGTACTTCCCCGGAAGTTTGAAGACTATTCTGGGGACGATTTTTTCCCCGCTTACTTTTTTGATGGGTGTTCCGAGGCAGGATGTCTTCGAGCTTGCGAATCTTCTCGGGACGAAGCTGGCGCTGAATGAGTTCGTAGCCTACGCCAAGCTCGCCCCGTTGATCGAAAGTGGCGCCATCACGCCCAAGGCGCAGATCATGGGTACGTATATGCTCTGCGGTTTTGCTAACTTCGCTTCGATAGGAATTCAGATAGGCGGTCTTTCGGCATTGGCCCCCGAGCGCCGCAGCGATCTTTCCAAGCTAGCGATGCGCGCTATGCTCGGAGGCGCGATAGTTTCCTGTCTTACTGCGACTATAGCCGGTATATTGATAGGGTAG
- a CDS encoding nucleoside phosphorylase gives MAMKSKMKSAELASTAEGRQYHIGLAPGEVAPYIMMCGDPARVYKVAEYFDEKNPPVCNREYVTITGKYKGLPISVMATGMGPDNTEIAVIELSQIVANPTFIRVGTSGGLREGVLLNNQVISTGSVRLENTSTAFVFEGYPAVAHHEVVLALIESANRMRLQYHVGLTATGSGFYGLQGRKVPGFPIRDEEIPKKLARMNVCNFEMESSCLFTLSNMAGHRAGMVCLVIADRRENVWIDPADMAAGEKRVIEIALGAFGVLDEIDRAKGKAKFWSPSMGL, from the coding sequence ATGGCGATGAAGAGCAAGATGAAATCGGCCGAGCTGGCCTCTACGGCGGAAGGGCGTCAGTATCACATAGGGCTCGCCCCGGGCGAGGTGGCGCCCTATATAATGATGTGCGGAGATCCGGCGCGCGTTTACAAGGTTGCCGAATACTTCGACGAAAAGAATCCTCCGGTCTGCAATCGTGAGTATGTAACTATCACCGGAAAGTACAAAGGGCTTCCGATAAGCGTGATGGCCACTGGCATGGGACCCGACAACACCGAGATCGCTGTGATAGAACTTTCGCAGATCGTCGCTAATCCGACATTCATAAGAGTTGGAACAAGCGGGGGGCTTCGCGAGGGGGTTTTGCTTAACAATCAGGTGATCTCCACCGGTTCAGTGCGCCTGGAGAATACATCCACGGCTTTTGTCTTCGAGGGATATCCTGCGGTGGCACATCATGAGGTCGTCCTCGCTCTGATAGAGTCTGCAAATCGAATGCGCTTGCAATATCATGTCGGCTTGACTGCAACAGGCAGTGGTTTCTACGGTCTGCAGGGGCGCAAGGTCCCCGGTTTTCCCATTCGCGATGAGGAGATTCCGAAAAAACTTGCCCGGATGAACGTCTGCAACTTTGAGATGGAATCATCATGTCTTTTTACCCTTTCGAATATGGCCGGACACAGGGCGGGGATGGTCTGTCTCGTCATTGCGGACAGGCGCGAGAATGTCTGGATAGATCCGGCCGACATGGCCGCGGGAGAGAAGAGGGTGATCGAAATCGCGCTCGGCGCTTTCGGTGTTCTCGATGAGATAGACAGGGCGAAGGGAAAAGCAAAATTCTGGTCCCCGTCGATGGGGCTATAA
- a CDS encoding ribonuclease HII produces MKTQPKPRSPKRRRESKTSPFDFEDLLRKKGFLAIAGVDEAGRGPLAGPVVAAAVILPEGFRLEGLRDSKKLTAKRREFFYSEIVDRSLAYSISSVSPEEIDRVNIHQASLLAMSRALDGLAMKPDAVMVDGPYKIDSISVEQFPIIGGDDKSHTIAAASVVAKVFRDSIMSRLSEEYPCFSFALHKGYGTRAHFEEIRLHGITPVHRHSFLKKFHLRVD; encoded by the coding sequence ATGAAGACGCAGCCGAAGCCCCGCAGTCCGAAGAGAAGGCGGGAGAGTAAAACTTCGCCATTTGATTTCGAAGATCTTCTTCGCAAAAAAGGTTTTCTTGCGATAGCAGGCGTCGATGAGGCCGGTCGCGGGCCTTTGGCGGGTCCTGTGGTCGCAGCGGCCGTCATTCTTCCCGAGGGTTTCAGGTTGGAAGGACTGAGGGATTCTAAAAAGCTCACAGCCAAAAGGCGTGAGTTTTTTTATTCTGAGATAGTCGATAGATCTCTGGCCTATTCCATCTCCTCTGTTTCCCCAGAGGAGATCGACCGGGTCAACATTCATCAGGCCTCTTTGCTCGCTATGTCGCGCGCGCTGGATGGCCTTGCGATGAAACCCGATGCCGTCATGGTTGACGGACCTTATAAAATTGACAGTATTTCGGTCGAACAGTTTCCTATCATCGGAGGGGATGATAAGTCTCACACGATAGCCGCGGCCTCTGTTGTGGCGAAGGTCTTCAGGGATAGCATCATGTCGCGGCTTTCCGAAGAGTACCCTTGTTTTTCCTTCGCTTTGCACAAGGGGTATGGAACCCGGGCGCATTTTGAAGAGATCAGACTACACGGCATCACGCCGGTTCATCGCCACAGCTTTCTCAAGAAATTCCATCTGCGCGTTGACTAG
- the rplS gene encoding 50S ribosomal protein L19 — translation MNIMEKIDKSGLRGDRPSFRPGDTLKVHCRIKEGEKERIQIFEGVCIKRRRAGVSSSFTVRKISFGVGVERVFPLHSPQVEKIEVVTSGSVRRSKLYYLRELSGKAARIKEGQREYLLEDGGIATDEDAAEAPQSEEKAGE, via the coding sequence ATGAACATAATGGAAAAAATCGATAAAAGCGGCCTTCGCGGAGATCGTCCCAGCTTTAGACCCGGCGATACCTTAAAAGTTCACTGCCGTATCAAGGAGGGTGAGAAGGAGCGAATCCAGATATTCGAAGGTGTTTGCATAAAGCGCCGCAGGGCGGGGGTCAGTTCTTCCTTTACCGTCAGAAAAATTTCCTTCGGTGTTGGAGTTGAAAGGGTTTTTCCCCTTCACTCGCCGCAGGTCGAAAAGATAGAAGTGGTGACCTCAGGGAGCGTTCGTCGTTCCAAACTTTATTACCTGAGGGAGCTCAGCGGTAAGGCCGCAAGGATCAAAGAGGGTCAGCGCGAATACTTGTTGGAAGACGGGGGAATCGCAACGGATGAAGACGCAGCCGAAGCCCCGCAGTCCGAAGAGAAGGCGGGAGAGTAA
- the trmD gene encoding tRNA (guanosine(37)-N1)-methyltransferase TrmD, whose protein sequence is MKIDILTIFPQMFDSPFTDSIIKRARQKGIVEIETHDIREHSKDKHRSVDDSPYGGGAGMVMMAGPLVEAVEGISRGKNSQCILLAPQGEPFTQKLARELSQLDQIILICGRYEGIDQRAIDLVVEREISIGDYILSGGEIPAMVIADSVIRLLPGALGNEASAELESFESGLLEHPHYTRPEVFRGIAVPKVLLSGNHADIERWRHEESLRRTSERRPDLIAKFECRETFSGTSKKHPS, encoded by the coding sequence ATGAAAATAGACATACTTACAATTTTTCCGCAGATGTTCGATTCCCCCTTCACCGATTCGATAATCAAACGCGCCAGGCAAAAGGGGATCGTCGAGATCGAGACTCACGATATAAGGGAGCACTCGAAAGACAAACACAGAAGCGTGGATGATTCACCTTACGGAGGGGGCGCCGGAATGGTGATGATGGCCGGGCCTCTCGTCGAAGCGGTTGAGGGCATCTCTCGTGGAAAGAATTCTCAATGTATACTGCTCGCGCCGCAGGGAGAGCCTTTTACTCAGAAGCTCGCGAGGGAGCTCTCGCAGCTGGACCAAATAATCCTGATCTGCGGAAGATACGAAGGCATAGACCAGAGGGCGATAGATCTCGTGGTGGAGAGGGAAATTTCCATCGGTGATTACATCCTTAGCGGAGGTGAGATACCGGCGATGGTGATCGCCGACTCGGTGATACGCCTCCTCCCTGGAGCCCTTGGCAATGAGGCCTCCGCGGAACTGGAATCGTTCGAATCCGGGCTTCTCGAACATCCGCATTATACCCGTCCCGAGGTTTTTAGGGGGATTGCGGTTCCCAAAGTACTTCTCTCAGGAAATCATGCAGATATAGAGAGATGGCGCCATGAGGAGAGTCTTCGCCGGACCTCGGAGAGGCGGCCCGACCTCATCGCAAAGTTCGAATGCCGGGAGACTTTTTCGGGTACATCCAAAAAACATCCGAGCTAA
- the rimM gene encoding 16S rRNA processing protein RimM — MCSKSNKSTGLVECGRVGRAVALKGECQVIWASGSCPVSKGEHLLLSRDGKSEFEKFAVVGLRTQGSFSIVRFDGISDRNSAKTLNGSLIFIEEERLPQLGKGEYYSYQILGMKVVTEEGIEVGEIVRIFTAGENDVYEILPDGAKRGSEIMVPAISEVIRNIDIAKKVMTIRPMEGMLDQG, encoded by the coding sequence GTGTGCAGCAAATCCAATAAATCAACCGGCCTCGTCGAATGCGGACGGGTGGGCAGGGCGGTCGCTCTTAAGGGCGAGTGTCAGGTCATCTGGGCTAGCGGAAGCTGCCCGGTCTCAAAGGGCGAGCATCTTTTGTTGTCAAGGGATGGCAAATCCGAATTTGAAAAGTTCGCTGTCGTGGGTCTTCGCACCCAGGGCTCTTTTTCCATCGTGCGCTTCGACGGGATTTCAGACAGAAATTCGGCGAAAACGCTGAACGGCAGCCTGATATTCATAGAGGAAGAAAGGCTTCCTCAGCTCGGAAAAGGTGAATACTACAGCTATCAGATTCTTGGGATGAAAGTCGTAACCGAAGAAGGAATCGAGGTAGGAGAAATAGTGCGGATATTTACAGCGGGCGAAAATGATGTATACGAAATTCTTCCCGATGGCGCGAAGCGCGGAAGTGAGATCATGGTGCCGGCGATCTCCGAAGTGATCCGCAATATAGATATTGCGAAAAAAGTAATGACCATCCGCCCGATGGAGGGGATGTTGGATCAGGGATAG
- a CDS encoding KH domain-containing protein, with protein MSEESISKLIEMIAKALVDKPDSVEVTEVDGEQTNIIELKVAKEDLGKVIGKQGRTARALRTILSAASTKIRKPSVLEILE; from the coding sequence ATGTCCGAGGAATCGATCAGCAAGCTTATTGAGATGATCGCCAAGGCTCTTGTCGATAAACCAGATTCGGTCGAGGTTACCGAGGTGGATGGGGAGCAGACTAACATAATTGAACTCAAGGTCGCCAAAGAGGATCTTGGGAAAGTCATTGGCAAGCAGGGCAGGACTGCAAGGGCTCTTCGCACGATCCTTTCCGCTGCATCTACCAAGATACGCAAGCCTTCGGTGTTAGAGATTCTGGAATAG
- the rpsP gene encoding 30S ribosomal protein S16: MSVKIRLARRGKKNAPFYHIVVSDERQPRDSSFVELVGTYDVSSKEKRVVADKERIAYWLSKGAKPTETVSKLIKNI; the protein is encoded by the coding sequence ATGTCTGTGAAGATCAGGCTGGCAAGGCGTGGAAAGAAAAATGCTCCTTTTTACCACATAGTGGTTTCCGACGAGCGTCAACCGAGGGACAGCTCCTTTGTCGAACTTGTTGGCACCTATGATGTGAGCAGCAAGGAGAAGCGTGTCGTGGCTGATAAGGAACGCATAGCTTATTGGCTGAGCAAGGGTGCAAAGCCCACCGAGACGGTTTCCAAGCTGATCAAGAACATCTAA
- the ffh gene encoding signal recognition particle protein yields MSGKGKLKESDVLAAAREIKLALLSADVHFAVVKDFVEKVSVQAVGEKVLSSITPAQQFTKIVHDELVIALGKAHQPFDFASSPPLVTMVVGLQGSGKTTTAARFALLCKKIGRRPLLVSVDVYRPAAISQLKIMAEKCGVDFIDADPKTKPVKIAKEARRHAERFGYDTLIIDTAGRLHIDQLMMDEVSEISKKVEAQRILYVADSMTGQDAVKAAKAFNELLEITGVVLTKLDGDARGGAALSVKAVTGKPILYVGTGERIEDLEPFYPERMAGRILGMGDVVSLVEQVQANVDQGEAEQIAKKLSGGRVTFDDFVEQLKMMKKMGPLEKFMGMIPGFGVIADKIDPVTLEKELRRKEAMISSMTKSERSNPKLLNGSRRKRIALGSGVSVTDLNRFIKEFELYSEMMRKFSKGGMKKLFKGLTTQAFS; encoded by the coding sequence ATGTCCGGCAAGGGTAAGCTGAAAGAGTCCGACGTGCTCGCTGCAGCGCGGGAAATCAAGCTGGCTCTTCTCTCCGCCGATGTGCATTTCGCGGTTGTGAAGGATTTCGTCGAAAAGGTCTCCGTGCAGGCCGTGGGTGAAAAGGTCCTTTCCTCTATCACGCCGGCCCAGCAGTTCACGAAAATTGTTCACGACGAATTGGTAATCGCGCTCGGGAAAGCGCATCAGCCATTCGATTTTGCCTCTTCTCCTCCTCTCGTCACGATGGTGGTCGGTCTTCAAGGAAGCGGCAAGACGACAACAGCTGCGAGGTTCGCCCTCCTTTGCAAGAAGATCGGGAGAAGACCTCTGCTTGTTTCCGTCGATGTGTACAGGCCTGCCGCCATCTCACAGCTTAAGATCATGGCGGAAAAATGCGGTGTGGATTTCATCGATGCCGATCCCAAGACCAAGCCTGTAAAGATCGCCAAAGAGGCGAGAAGACATGCGGAGAGATTCGGGTACGATACTTTGATAATAGATACCGCTGGCAGGCTTCACATCGATCAGCTGATGATGGATGAGGTCAGCGAGATTTCCAAAAAGGTCGAGGCTCAGAGGATCCTTTATGTCGCCGATTCCATGACCGGGCAGGATGCCGTGAAAGCAGCCAAAGCGTTCAACGAGCTTCTCGAGATTACTGGCGTGGTCCTCACCAAACTCGATGGAGATGCAAGGGGAGGGGCGGCGCTTTCGGTCAAGGCCGTGACTGGTAAGCCGATATTATATGTTGGCACCGGGGAGCGAATTGAGGACCTGGAACCCTTTTATCCGGAGCGCATGGCGGGGCGCATACTCGGTATGGGTGATGTCGTGAGCCTGGTTGAGCAGGTGCAGGCGAACGTCGATCAGGGAGAGGCCGAGCAGATAGCCAAAAAGCTCTCCGGCGGCAGAGTTACCTTCGATGATTTCGTAGAACAGCTGAAAATGATGAAAAAAATGGGTCCGTTGGAGAAATTTATGGGTATGATCCCCGGTTTTGGGGTTATTGCCGATAAAATTGACCCGGTTACGCTTGAAAAAGAGCTGAGGCGCAAGGAGGCGATGATATCCTCCATGACGAAGTCGGAGCGTTCGAACCCCAAACTTTTAAACGGCTCTAGGCGTAAAAGAATCGCTTTAGGATCAGGGGTTTCAGTCACTGATCTGAACCGATTTATAAAGGAGTTCGAGCTATATTCCGAGATGATGAGGAAGTTTTCCAAGGGCGGTATGAAAAAACTCTTTAAAGGCTTGACTACACAAGCCTTTTCTTGA
- a CDS encoding phosphoglucosamine mutase, whose protein sequence is MYHNGRKLFGTDGVRGIANSYPMDSCTAVKLGQAIANHFCNAAGLKRIVIGKDTRLSGYVFESALVAGICSMGVDAMLVGPLPTPGIAFIAHSMRARAGVMVSASHNPVEYNGIKFFDNQGFKLPDETEFNMERMIFSGDLDRLRVPPLEMGKAYRIDDAGGRYIQYIKGTFPTQLTLDGFNIVLDCANGAGYKVAPTIFSELGARVHAIFNQPNGLNINVDCGALHPAKMCRIVREQGADVGIALDGDADRVIMCDENGALVDGDALIAICAFHLHSKGSLAKDTVVGTTMSNMGLEISLARKGIKLLRTDVGDRYIMEVMRSGGYNLGGENSGHVIFLHHTTSGDGILAALRVLSIMRQNGKRLSELVAESFKPFPQKIINVPVREKVPFEGMKGVAAEIKKTEETLGKHGRLLVRYSGTENIARVMVEGENESQIGDLVAAIADAINAEIGLEG, encoded by the coding sequence ATGTATCACAACGGAAGAAAACTTTTTGGCACCGACGGGGTTCGCGGCATAGCAAACAGCTATCCCATGGACTCCTGCACTGCTGTGAAACTTGGGCAGGCGATAGCGAATCATTTTTGCAATGCCGCAGGGCTCAAGAGGATAGTCATAGGAAAAGACACCAGGCTCTCAGGTTACGTTTTCGAGTCGGCGTTGGTTGCCGGAATCTGCTCGATGGGAGTGGATGCCATGCTCGTGGGGCCGCTTCCCACTCCGGGAATAGCATTTATAGCTCACAGCATGCGCGCGAGAGCCGGGGTTATGGTTTCCGCCTCGCACAATCCTGTGGAATACAACGGCATCAAGTTTTTTGACAACCAGGGTTTCAAGCTTCCCGACGAGACCGAGTTCAACATGGAGCGCATGATATTTAGCGGAGATCTCGACAGGTTGAGAGTTCCTCCCCTCGAGATGGGGAAGGCGTACAGGATAGACGACGCAGGCGGACGTTACATACAGTACATCAAGGGTACCTTTCCTACGCAGCTGACGCTCGATGGTTTCAACATAGTTTTGGATTGCGCCAATGGCGCCGGTTACAAGGTGGCTCCTACCATTTTCTCCGAGCTTGGCGCGCGCGTCCATGCGATATTCAATCAGCCGAACGGGCTCAATATAAATGTGGATTGCGGAGCCCTCCATCCGGCGAAGATGTGCAGGATAGTGCGTGAGCAGGGGGCTGATGTTGGGATAGCTTTGGACGGCGATGCCGACAGGGTAATCATGTGCGACGAAAACGGCGCCCTCGTCGATGGAGACGCTCTTATTGCCATATGTGCCTTCCATCTTCATTCGAAGGGTTCGCTTGCAAAGGATACCGTCGTCGGCACGACGATGAGCAATATGGGGCTTGAAATATCGCTCGCCCGAAAAGGAATCAAGCTTCTGCGCACGGATGTCGGAGACCGATACATCATGGAGGTGATGCGCAGCGGGGGATACAATCTGGGAGGAGAGAACAGCGGCCACGTGATATTCCTTCATCATACTACTTCGGGAGACGGGATTCTGGCAGCGCTTCGCGTTCTTTCGATCATGCGTCAGAATGGAAAGAGGCTTTCGGAGCTGGTCGCTGAAAGTTTCAAACCCTTTCCCCAAAAGATAATAAACGTTCCTGTCAGGGAGAAAGTTCCCTTCGAAGGGATGAAGGGCGTCGCCGCGGAGATCAAAAAGACAGAGGAAACGCTTGGCAAACACGGCCGTCTCCTGGTCAGATATTCCGGTACTGAGAATATCGCGCGAGTGATGGTGGAAGGTGAAAACGAATCTCAGATAGGCGATCTGGTCGCTGCAATTGCCGATGCTATCAATGCCGAGATAGGTTTGGAGGGTTGA
- the ispH gene encoding 4-hydroxy-3-methylbut-2-enyl diphosphate reductase, translating to MTKKTIIVATSAGFCWGVRRAFDKVLDVAKNHPENHPVHTYGPLIHNPQAVEMLEQQGICVIDEIPVELSGTVVIRTHGVPPEERKRLEKCGAVICDATCPDVGRIQGTVRGHLRKGYFIIIIGHKEHPEVKALLGFAEDRGACVNTAAEVEALPPDLGKVCVVSQSTQQREKFEQLVALIKSRFPECLVFDTICRSTGMRQEEVRDLARRVDAMVVVGGRNSSNTNRLAEISRECGAATFFIETDDEISMDDFKDATTIGITAGASTPSWVIDRVVAKLTESE from the coding sequence ATGACTAAAAAGACCATCATAGTCGCTACTTCAGCCGGGTTTTGCTGGGGAGTCAGAAGGGCTTTCGACAAGGTCCTCGATGTCGCCAAGAATCATCCGGAAAATCATCCCGTCCATACCTATGGTCCGCTGATACACAATCCACAGGCTGTTGAAATGCTGGAGCAACAGGGGATCTGCGTTATAGATGAAATACCTGTCGAGCTCTCCGGTACTGTCGTGATACGAACCCATGGGGTTCCGCCTGAAGAAAGAAAACGGCTGGAGAAGTGCGGAGCTGTAATTTGCGATGCGACATGTCCGGACGTGGGGCGCATCCAAGGGACGGTTCGAGGCCATCTGAGAAAAGGCTATTTTATCATAATCATCGGCCATAAGGAGCACCCTGAGGTAAAGGCACTGCTCGGTTTTGCGGAGGACCGTGGAGCTTGCGTGAACACCGCTGCCGAAGTGGAGGCCCTTCCTCCCGACCTTGGGAAGGTCTGCGTCGTCTCGCAGAGCACGCAGCAGAGAGAAAAATTCGAGCAGCTTGTAGCCCTTATAAAGTCGAGATTTCCCGAGTGCCTCGTCTTCGATACTATATGCCGTTCCACTGGAATGAGGCAGGAGGAGGTAAGGGATTTGGCGAGGCGCGTCGATGCGATGGTGGTGGTTGGGGGGAGAAACAGCTCCAACACAAACAGGCTTGCGGAAATATCGAGGGAGTGCGGCGCTGCTACATTTTTCATCGAAACCGATGATGAGATTTCAATGGACGATTTCAAAGATGCCACGACGATAGGAATAACAGCGGGGGCTTCGACTCCCAGTTGGGTGATCGACCGTGTCGTGGCGAAGCTCACCGAATCGGAATAG
- the nusB gene encoding transcription antitermination factor NusB produces MGIRRKARECVVQMLYQLDVGGEDARMVRNNFWRGNEFSSEVVEFANVLFDGVVSNIEKIDSSISDNSTNWKISRMAAVDKSVLRVSVYELLFRVDIPIKVSINEAVEIAKRFGTSESGAFVNGILDNIAKTSSLPKKADRENEND; encoded by the coding sequence ATGGGAATTAGAAGAAAAGCCAGGGAATGCGTGGTTCAGATGCTCTACCAACTCGACGTTGGCGGAGAAGATGCTCGCATGGTCAGGAACAACTTTTGGAGGGGCAACGAGTTTTCATCCGAGGTTGTGGAATTTGCCAACGTTCTTTTTGACGGAGTCGTTTCCAATATCGAGAAGATAGACTCCTCCATTTCGGACAATTCTACGAACTGGAAAATATCGAGGATGGCAGCCGTAGACAAGAGCGTGCTTCGGGTTTCAGTGTATGAACTTTTGTTCAGGGTGGACATCCCGATCAAAGTCTCTATCAACGAGGCCGTGGAAATAGCGAAGCGTTTTGGAACTTCCGAAAGCGGCGCCTTTGTCAACGGCATACTTGATAATATAGCCAAGACCTCTTCCCTTCCGAAAAAGGCCGATAGAGAAAATGAAAATGACTAA
- a CDS encoding 6,7-dimethyl-8-ribityllumazine synthase encodes MPKIIEGGLSSKGLRMAVVVSRFNDFITSRLVDGAMDVISRSGGDLENAVLVKVPGAMEISLAAKKLAESGKYDAVICLGAIIRGSTPHFEHVANQSARGLAQTMLSSGIPISFGVITADNLEQAIERAGTKQGNKGSEAALAAIEMANVLRNIG; translated from the coding sequence ATGCCGAAGATAATTGAAGGGGGCCTGTCGTCGAAGGGTTTGAGGATGGCGGTCGTGGTGAGCAGATTTAACGATTTCATAACCTCCAGGCTCGTCGATGGGGCGATGGATGTGATATCCAGAAGCGGTGGAGATTTGGAGAATGCGGTTCTCGTCAAAGTCCCCGGTGCCATGGAGATATCGCTTGCGGCGAAGAAGCTGGCTGAAAGTGGAAAATACGACGCCGTCATTTGCCTGGGTGCGATAATCAGGGGTTCGACTCCTCATTTCGAGCACGTGGCCAATCAGTCTGCCCGCGGTCTAGCGCAGACGATGCTTTCCAGCGGAATTCCTATCAGCTTTGGAGTTATCACGGCCGACAACCTCGAACAGGCGATAGAGAGGGCCGGCACGAAGCAGGGCAACAAGGGTTCCGAAGCCGCGTTGGCTGCTATAGAGATGGCCAACGTCCTGAGAAATATAGGCTGA